One stretch of Corynebacterium callunae DSM 20147 DNA includes these proteins:
- the hisS gene encoding histidine--tRNA ligase, translating into MSEQKKSEKIQPFTAPKGVPDYTPPQSAAFLAVRDNFIQQAHNAGFEHIELPIFEDTGLFARGVGESTDVVSKEMYTFADRGDRSVTLRPEGTAGVMRAVIEHSLDRGQLPVKLNYAGPFFRYERPQAGRYRQLQQVGVEAIGIDDPALDAEIIALADRSYRSLGLKGFRLELTSLGDRNCRPAYRQKLQDFLFALPLDEETRKRAELNPLRVLDDKRPEVKEMTADAPLMLDHLDADCREHFETVTGLLDDMGVPYEVNPRMVRGLDYYTKTCFEFVHDGLGAQSGIGGGGRYDGLMAQLGGQDLSGIGYGLGVDRTLLALEAEGVTVGAERRVDVYGVALGAEAKEVLAVVINQLRAAGISADMSYGDRGLKGAMKGADRSRALYTLVLGEQELENDSIAIKNMRAHEQYDVALDGVLQFLQDKLES; encoded by the coding sequence GTGAGTGAACAGAAAAAGTCCGAGAAGATTCAGCCCTTTACTGCCCCTAAGGGTGTACCTGATTACACCCCTCCACAGTCTGCTGCATTCCTAGCAGTACGCGATAACTTTATTCAGCAGGCACATAATGCTGGCTTTGAGCACATTGAGCTGCCAATCTTTGAAGACACCGGACTTTTTGCCCGTGGCGTTGGTGAATCTACCGACGTGGTGAGCAAGGAAATGTATACCTTTGCTGACCGCGGTGATCGTTCCGTTACCCTGCGTCCAGAAGGTACCGCTGGTGTCATGCGTGCAGTTATTGAACACAGCTTGGACCGCGGTCAACTTCCCGTAAAGCTCAACTATGCAGGTCCTTTCTTCCGTTATGAGCGTCCACAGGCTGGCCGTTACCGCCAGCTGCAGCAGGTTGGTGTCGAGGCCATTGGTATCGATGATCCAGCACTAGATGCTGAGATCATTGCCTTGGCGGATCGTTCCTACCGCAGCCTCGGACTAAAGGGTTTCCGTCTGGAGCTCACCAGCCTTGGTGACCGTAACTGCCGTCCGGCCTACCGCCAGAAGCTGCAGGATTTCCTCTTTGCTTTGCCATTGGATGAGGAGACTCGCAAGCGTGCGGAGCTCAATCCACTGCGTGTGCTTGATGATAAACGCCCAGAGGTCAAGGAAATGACTGCGGATGCACCATTGATGCTTGATCACCTGGATGCGGATTGCCGCGAGCACTTCGAGACTGTCACCGGTCTACTGGACGATATGGGTGTGCCTTATGAGGTCAACCCACGCATGGTGCGCGGTCTTGACTACTACACCAAGACCTGTTTTGAGTTTGTTCACGATGGCCTGGGTGCACAATCCGGCATCGGTGGTGGTGGTCGTTATGACGGCCTCATGGCACAGCTTGGCGGACAGGACCTTTCCGGCATCGGTTACGGCCTCGGTGTGGATCGCACTTTGCTTGCTTTGGAAGCCGAGGGTGTCACCGTAGGCGCTGAGCGTCGTGTTGATGTTTATGGTGTCGCACTTGGCGCCGAAGCCAAGGAAGTTCTAGCTGTGGTTATTAATCAGCTGCGTGCGGCAGGTATTTCTGCCGATATGTCCTATGGTGACCGAGGTCTAAAGGGCGCGATGAAGGGCGCTGATCGCTCCCGCGCGCTCTACACCCTCGTGCTCGGCGAGCAGGAGCTGGAGAATGACTCCATCGCTATCAAGAACATGCGCGCGCATGAGCAGTACGATGTTGCCCTTGATGGAGTTTTGCAGTTCTTGCAGGACAAACTAGAGAGCTAG
- a CDS encoding MBL fold metallo-hydrolase translates to MEILGFAAGPYKTNCYVVRGGNEVAIIDPGMHSYDNLVEYITSNDLTVDKVVLTHGHIDHIRDAGAVAQRFNAQVYIHAADAFFLESYKASGSKSALLFDAANMISPTPEELQELVDGETITLAGEEFSLAHAPGHSPGCTLLVGKEYCFSGDVLFKGSIGRTDLEWSDDAAMQESLRTVVLGLDDALQILPGHGPTTTMRAERMSNPYLRALNS, encoded by the coding sequence ATGGAGATTCTCGGCTTTGCAGCAGGTCCTTATAAGACCAATTGTTATGTGGTTCGCGGTGGAAATGAAGTAGCCATCATCGATCCGGGTATGCACTCATATGACAACCTGGTGGAATACATCACCAGTAATGATTTGACGGTAGATAAGGTTGTGCTGACTCACGGCCATATTGACCACATCAGGGACGCTGGTGCAGTGGCACAGCGCTTTAATGCACAGGTCTATATCCACGCTGCAGATGCCTTCTTCCTGGAATCCTATAAAGCTTCGGGATCCAAGTCCGCGTTGCTTTTTGACGCTGCCAATATGATCTCACCAACTCCAGAAGAACTGCAGGAGCTTGTCGACGGAGAAACCATCACGCTGGCAGGCGAAGAATTTAGCTTGGCTCATGCACCAGGACATTCCCCTGGTTGTACTTTGTTGGTTGGCAAGGAATATTGCTTCTCAGGTGATGTGCTCTTTAAGGGATCAATTGGTCGCACCGATTTGGAATGGTCCGATGACGCAGCCATGCAAGAATCCTTGCGCACCGTAGTTTTGGGCCTTGATGATGCTTTACAAATCCTGCCTGGACATGGTCCAACCACCACGATGCGAGCCGAGCGTATGAGCAACCCTTATTTGCGCGCCCTAAACTCTTAA
- a CDS encoding peptidylprolyl isomerase: MSTNKDRRQKALSQLEKEIKSRDLKEKTKPLTVVFASLAVILVVVGGIWYASTRGTEDEAITAEETSATTTEAPSYETLSLARTTPLADTVTCEYTDAGEASRTVSKPATENIPATGTVTVNLATAQGNIGMELDRSVSPCTVNAVEHFAAEGYYNDTVCHRITTSGIYVLQCGDPSGTGAGGPGFNFANEYPTDEATDTTNPVIYSRGTIAMANAGVGTNGSQFFLNYQDSPLQPNYTYFGKITDEGLATLDSIAAAGAADGASDGAPATEVRISTATVS, translated from the coding sequence GTGAGTACAAATAAGGATCGCCGCCAAAAGGCGCTCTCCCAGCTTGAAAAAGAAATCAAGAGCCGGGATTTGAAAGAAAAAACGAAACCATTGACAGTTGTTTTTGCTTCTTTGGCTGTCATCCTCGTTGTCGTTGGCGGAATCTGGTACGCCTCAACTCGGGGAACCGAAGATGAGGCAATCACGGCAGAAGAAACTTCAGCTACCACCACTGAAGCACCAAGCTATGAGACCTTGTCTCTTGCCCGCACCACCCCACTTGCAGACACTGTCACTTGTGAATACACCGACGCTGGCGAGGCTTCCCGCACGGTTTCCAAGCCTGCTACCGAGAACATCCCAGCAACTGGCACTGTGACCGTCAATTTGGCTACTGCTCAGGGCAATATCGGTATGGAACTCGATCGCTCTGTATCCCCTTGTACCGTTAATGCCGTTGAGCACTTTGCAGCTGAGGGCTACTACAACGACACTGTCTGCCACCGCATCACCACTTCTGGCATCTACGTGCTCCAGTGTGGCGATCCTAGCGGCACCGGCGCTGGCGGACCTGGTTTCAACTTTGCCAATGAGTACCCCACCGATGAAGCAACTGATACCACCAATCCTGTGATCTACTCCCGCGGCACCATTGCAATGGCTAACGCCGGCGTTGGCACCAACGGTTCCCAGTTCTTCCTGAACTACCAGGATTCCCCACTGCAGCCTAACTACACCTACTTCGGCAAGATCACCGATGAAGGTCTAGCAACCTTGGACTCCATTGCAGCAGCCGGCGCTGCTGACGGTGCCAGCGATGGCGCCCCAGCTACCGAGGTTCGCATTAGCACTGCTACTGTGAGCTAG
- a CDS encoding RelA/SpoT family protein: protein MSLERNPQKSSIGMRSMSARLARSLTGNRVRTNPVLDPLLSIHRKFHPRADAAVLERAYDTAEKLHEGVVRKSGDPYITHPLAVATIAAEIGMDTTTLVAALLHDTVEDTDYSLDDLTNDFGGEVARLVDGVTKLDKVALGAAAEAETIRKMIVAMSQDPRVLVIKVADRLHNMRTMRFLPPEKQAKKARQTLEVIAPLAHRLGMASVKWELEDLSFAILYPKKYEEIVRLVADRAPSRDRYLKEIIDQVTDGLRENSITAEVLGRPKHYWSIYQKMIVRGRDFDDIFDLVGIRILVDNVNNCYAAIGVVHSLFNALPGRFKDYISSPRFGVYQSLHTTVMGPGGKPLEVQARTHEMHYNAEFGIAAHWRYKETKGSHNGEQAEVDQMAWMRQLLDWQKEAADPNEFLDSLRYDLTSKQIFVFTPKGDVVNLPVESTPVDFAYAVHTEVGHRCIGAKINGKLVALETKLKSGDRVEIFTSKDQNAGPSRGWQDFVVSPRAKAKIRQWFAKERREEYLEAGRDSLAAVIQRGGLPMHRLFNATSMKTVATELHYPDVDALYTAIGSGSVSAQHVVNRLMAIFGDFEDAEDALVARTPFSELVNSRANTDGETGILVEGSQDVLAKLAKCCMPVPGDEIFGFVTRGGGVSVHRTDCTNAEKLREEPERMVSVAWASEGRGSIFSATLQLEALDREGLLFELTRVISEQKVSVTAMHSHSSEDRVATVRFTFAVSDTKQLGSLMTQLRNAEGVFDVYRVTSGG, encoded by the coding sequence ATGAGTCTGGAGCGTAATCCGCAGAAATCTTCCATTGGCATGCGCAGCATGTCAGCCAGGCTTGCCCGCAGTCTTACCGGTAACAGGGTAAGAACTAATCCAGTTTTGGATCCGCTGCTAAGCATCCATCGCAAGTTCCACCCTCGAGCTGATGCTGCAGTACTTGAGCGTGCCTATGACACTGCTGAGAAATTGCATGAGGGCGTCGTCCGTAAATCGGGCGACCCATACATCACTCACCCTTTGGCTGTAGCGACCATCGCGGCTGAAATTGGTATGGATACCACCACCTTGGTTGCAGCTCTGCTGCATGACACCGTGGAGGATACTGATTATTCCCTCGACGACCTCACCAATGATTTTGGTGGGGAAGTGGCCCGGCTAGTTGATGGCGTGACCAAGCTAGACAAGGTCGCATTGGGTGCTGCCGCCGAGGCTGAAACCATTCGTAAAATGATCGTTGCCATGAGCCAAGACCCTCGCGTATTGGTTATCAAGGTGGCTGATCGTCTGCACAATATGCGTACGATGCGCTTCCTGCCGCCAGAAAAGCAGGCCAAAAAGGCCCGCCAAACTTTGGAAGTAATTGCTCCGCTAGCCCACCGTTTGGGTATGGCCAGCGTGAAGTGGGAGTTGGAAGATCTTTCCTTCGCCATTCTTTATCCCAAGAAATATGAAGAGATCGTGCGTTTGGTGGCAGATCGTGCACCATCCCGTGATCGCTACCTTAAAGAGATTATTGATCAAGTAACCGATGGTCTGCGGGAAAATAGCATTACCGCAGAGGTTCTTGGTCGACCAAAGCACTATTGGTCGATTTACCAAAAGATGATCGTGCGAGGCCGCGACTTTGACGACATCTTTGACCTGGTGGGTATCCGCATCCTGGTTGATAACGTTAATAACTGTTATGCAGCCATTGGCGTGGTGCACTCCTTGTTCAACGCTTTGCCTGGTCGTTTTAAGGATTATATTTCCTCACCTCGCTTTGGGGTGTACCAGTCTCTCCACACCACGGTCATGGGGCCTGGTGGTAAGCCACTAGAAGTGCAAGCTCGAACTCATGAGATGCACTACAACGCGGAGTTCGGCATTGCTGCGCACTGGCGTTATAAGGAAACCAAAGGCAGCCACAACGGTGAGCAAGCTGAGGTTGATCAGATGGCGTGGATGCGTCAGCTGTTGGATTGGCAAAAAGAAGCTGCCGATCCTAATGAGTTCCTTGACAGCTTGCGTTATGACCTGACCTCAAAGCAGATCTTCGTCTTTACTCCGAAGGGAGATGTGGTCAACCTCCCGGTTGAGTCCACCCCTGTGGACTTTGCTTATGCTGTTCACACGGAGGTTGGTCACCGCTGCATTGGTGCCAAAATTAATGGCAAGCTGGTTGCTTTGGAAACCAAGCTGAAGTCCGGTGATCGTGTTGAGATCTTCACCTCGAAGGATCAAAACGCCGGACCTAGCCGTGGCTGGCAAGACTTTGTGGTGTCCCCACGTGCCAAGGCGAAGATTCGCCAATGGTTTGCTAAGGAACGTCGCGAAGAATACTTGGAGGCTGGTCGAGATTCCCTCGCAGCAGTTATTCAGCGTGGTGGCTTGCCAATGCACCGCCTGTTTAACGCCACCTCTATGAAGACTGTGGCAACAGAGCTGCACTATCCGGATGTTGATGCCTTGTACACCGCCATCGGCTCGGGTTCGGTCTCGGCGCAGCACGTGGTCAATCGTCTCATGGCTATTTTTGGCGATTTCGAAGATGCCGAAGATGCTCTGGTTGCTCGCACTCCATTTAGCGAGCTAGTGAATTCTCGTGCCAATACCGATGGCGAGACGGGAATCCTTGTCGAGGGCAGCCAAGATGTGTTGGCTAAGCTCGCTAAGTGTTGTATGCCAGTACCTGGTGACGAGATCTTTGGATTTGTTACCCGTGGTGGTGGAGTGTCGGTGCACCGTACCGATTGCACCAACGCAGAAAAGCTCCGCGAAGAGCCAGAACGTATGGTTTCAGTGGCTTGGGCTTCCGAAGGTAGGGGCTCCATATTTTCTGCCACCCTGCAATTGGAGGCACTTGATCGTGAAGGTCTGCTCTTTGAGCTCACCCGGGTGATCAGTGAGCAAAAGGTCTCTGTTACTGCGATGCACTCGCACTCATCGGAGGATAGAGTAGCCACCGTGCGCTTTACTTTTGCAGTATCTGATACGAAGCAGTTGGGATCGTTGATGACTCAATTGAGAAATGCAGAAGGCGTCTTTGATGTATACCGCGTAACCTCAGGCGGTTAA
- a CDS encoding adenine phosphoribosyltransferase, whose protein sequence is MTEATQSTFDRARQALEEKTRYVQDFPEAGVLFEDLTPVLADAKAFAAVVDAMAEAAEKLGADVIGGLDARGFLLGSAVAYKLGLGVMAIRKKGKLPPPVHSQEYELEYGKAALELPSEGIELADKKVVLVDDVLATGGTLGAARKLIESCGGEVSGYVLAIEVEGLGGRERLGDKPVIVVRDPK, encoded by the coding sequence GTGACCGAAGCAACTCAAAGCACCTTCGACAGGGCTCGCCAAGCTCTTGAAGAAAAGACCCGCTATGTCCAGGATTTCCCAGAGGCGGGCGTGCTTTTTGAGGATCTCACTCCGGTGTTGGCAGATGCAAAGGCATTTGCTGCAGTTGTTGATGCCATGGCAGAAGCAGCCGAAAAGCTGGGCGCCGATGTCATTGGTGGCCTTGACGCTCGTGGCTTCTTGTTGGGCTCTGCTGTGGCATACAAGCTGGGTCTCGGTGTTATGGCAATCCGCAAAAAGGGCAAGCTTCCACCTCCAGTGCATTCCCAAGAGTATGAATTGGAGTATGGAAAAGCAGCTTTGGAACTGCCATCTGAAGGTATTGAACTAGCTGATAAAAAGGTTGTTCTGGTAGATGATGTGCTTGCTACCGGCGGAACCTTGGGTGCAGCACGTAAACTAATTGAATCCTGTGGCGGCGAAGTCTCCGGATACGTTCTTGCCATTGAGGTCGAAGGCCTCGGTGGACGTGAGCGTCTTGGTGACAAGCCAGTCATCGTGGTCAGAGATCCTAAATAA
- a CDS encoding ABC transporter substrate-binding protein, with amino-acid sequence MRFAKSRSVVTLIATSLLLASCGEAGEQPTSHQTSQFGYAVNSSLSTTNAASLRGVATEAGLLSARLYPGVYVQGPSGQMIPNTDLASAQVLPGINRQVIYTINPDAKYSDGQPVVCDDFLLAATAAQMPGTFKSQVPLAEQIERVDCVSGSNIATVVFKEDQGERWRYLFDQGTVLPAHAIAAEAGITLDALNTALHNKDSVALETVAQIWNDGYQLESFNPALQVSFGPYKIDSVGEFGEVKLIPNEFYSGDKAIEEEVTVWPKGSDLNAIATNGNLQIADVGAWESEAWVNRDDPLNPYDIKEEVGVLTEQLTLASAGVLYSPEARQAFAACVDQQAVAQASSRVSGIEVPAVGVHSVRHQNPVAQQLGDLPAQHLAVDINAASALAGQTIRIGYDGPDERKAAMVEAIRVSCEPAGITVVDASEGEVSLSDLSRTVVSEWGYEQSFEGTLDAVLRAVDPNREYGSANSLGSDPAATRQTEEELWEQVPSIPLAAQPRVFVIDRTVGNVVVNTDLSGIGWNMDRWSRSED; translated from the coding sequence ATGAGGTTTGCTAAGTCACGCAGTGTAGTGACACTTATAGCGACATCCTTGTTGCTGGCTAGCTGCGGTGAGGCAGGGGAACAACCCACAAGCCACCAAACCAGCCAATTTGGCTACGCGGTTAATTCATCGCTCTCCACCACAAATGCTGCTTCCTTAAGGGGTGTAGCAACAGAAGCCGGCCTGCTTTCAGCACGTCTTTACCCAGGCGTTTATGTCCAAGGTCCATCTGGCCAAATGATTCCCAATACTGACCTCGCCTCTGCGCAGGTGCTACCTGGAATTAACCGTCAGGTTATCTACACGATTAATCCCGATGCCAAATACTCTGATGGTCAGCCAGTGGTTTGTGATGACTTCCTCTTAGCAGCTACTGCTGCTCAGATGCCTGGCACCTTTAAATCTCAGGTCCCTTTGGCAGAGCAAATCGAAAGAGTCGACTGCGTCTCTGGTTCCAATATTGCCACCGTGGTATTCAAGGAAGATCAGGGGGAGCGCTGGCGTTATCTCTTTGATCAGGGCACAGTGTTGCCAGCCCACGCTATCGCGGCAGAAGCTGGTATAACTTTGGACGCGCTTAATACGGCTTTGCATAACAAAGATTCCGTAGCGCTAGAAACAGTTGCTCAAATTTGGAATGACGGATACCAACTCGAAAGCTTTAACCCTGCTCTCCAGGTTTCATTTGGCCCTTATAAAATCGATTCCGTAGGCGAATTCGGGGAAGTAAAACTAATTCCCAATGAGTTTTATAGCGGTGATAAGGCCATCGAGGAAGAAGTAACTGTCTGGCCTAAAGGTTCTGATCTCAACGCAATTGCCACCAATGGCAACCTGCAAATTGCAGATGTAGGCGCCTGGGAAAGTGAAGCGTGGGTTAATCGCGACGATCCGCTTAATCCTTATGACATTAAAGAAGAAGTTGGTGTGCTCACGGAGCAGTTGACCTTGGCTTCTGCAGGAGTGTTGTATTCCCCTGAGGCTCGTCAAGCTTTTGCAGCCTGTGTAGACCAACAAGCCGTTGCACAAGCTTCATCTAGGGTCTCTGGAATTGAAGTGCCCGCAGTTGGGGTGCATTCAGTGCGCCATCAAAATCCTGTTGCGCAACAATTAGGTGACTTACCAGCTCAGCATTTAGCCGTAGATATTAATGCGGCTTCTGCGCTAGCAGGTCAAACCATTCGCATTGGATATGACGGCCCTGATGAGCGCAAGGCTGCCATGGTGGAAGCAATTAGAGTTAGTTGTGAACCTGCCGGTATTACCGTGGTAGATGCCTCTGAAGGCGAAGTAAGCCTGAGTGATCTCAGCCGAACTGTAGTTAGTGAGTGGGGATATGAGCAGAGTTTTGAGGGCACGCTCGATGCAGTACTACGAGCTGTAGATCCTAATAGGGAATATGGAAGTGCTAATTCTCTAGGCTCAGATCCAGCAGCTACGAGGCAGACCGAGGAAGAATTGTGGGAGCAAGTTCCCTCGATTCCTTTGGCCGCGCAGCCCCGAGTGTTTGTGATAGACCGCACAGTCGGTAACGTTGTTGTAAATACAGATCTTTCCGGTATCGGATGGAACATGGACCGTTGGTCTAGAAGTGAGGATTAA
- the secF gene encoding protein translocase subunit SecF → MTESSASQVSQEKPQVKSKGGLFNSLYTGDGGIDFIGKSKIWYWITAALLIVSILFIALRGFSLSIDFEGGTKMNMPAADYSTTAVEETFVEATGVEPETVQIVGSGESRTLEIHSERLSDEQIEKARLAIYEEFQPLNAEGQPSPDAIGNSTVSESWGSTITQRMVLALIAFLVVAAIYIAFRLEREMAIAAMLALVVDGIIIAGTYAVIGLEVSPATVIGLLTVLTFSIYDTVVVFDKVRENTAGYEGSHRRTYAEQANLAVNQTFMRSISTTIISALPIIALMVVAVWMMGVGTLKDLALIQLIGVIEGTFSSVFLATPLLVSLKTRLSKTKKHTAEVVASRQEKNALIDATPAVPLGAVTGEHESAPAADEAPKKRNITKPVIDDHRSGGTWRPGRS, encoded by the coding sequence ATGACTGAATCATCAGCTTCCCAAGTTTCTCAGGAGAAACCACAAGTGAAGTCTAAAGGTGGCCTTTTTAATAGTCTTTACACCGGTGACGGTGGCATTGACTTCATTGGAAAATCAAAAATTTGGTACTGGATCACTGCAGCTCTGCTGATTGTGTCTATCCTTTTCATTGCGTTGCGCGGATTCTCTCTGAGCATCGACTTTGAGGGCGGCACCAAGATGAACATGCCAGCGGCGGATTATTCCACCACGGCAGTTGAAGAAACCTTCGTCGAAGCTACCGGCGTTGAGCCGGAAACCGTGCAGATCGTTGGCTCCGGCGAGTCCCGTACTCTGGAAATCCATTCCGAGCGCCTTAGCGATGAGCAGATTGAAAAAGCTCGCCTGGCCATTTATGAGGAATTCCAACCTCTCAACGCTGAGGGCCAGCCCAGCCCCGATGCTATCGGTAACTCCACTGTTTCGGAGTCCTGGGGTTCCACCATCACTCAGCGTATGGTCCTTGCTCTCATCGCTTTCTTGGTGGTTGCAGCAATCTATATTGCTTTCCGCCTGGAGCGCGAAATGGCAATCGCGGCCATGCTCGCTTTGGTAGTTGACGGCATTATTATCGCCGGCACCTATGCAGTGATTGGCCTTGAGGTTTCTCCAGCAACTGTTATCGGTTTGCTGACGGTGCTGACCTTCTCCATCTACGACACCGTGGTGGTTTTTGACAAAGTCCGCGAAAACACTGCTGGTTACGAGGGTAGTCACCGTCGCACCTATGCCGAACAGGCAAACCTGGCGGTTAACCAGACCTTCATGCGTTCTATTTCCACCACCATTATTTCCGCGCTGCCAATTATCGCCTTGATGGTTGTTGCAGTATGGATGATGGGCGTGGGCACCTTGAAGGACCTTGCGCTGATCCAGCTCATCGGCGTTATCGAAGGCACCTTCTCCTCCGTATTCCTCGCGACCCCATTGCTGGTCAGCCTCAAGACCCGCCTGTCCAAAACCAAGAAGCACACCGCTGAGGTTGTTGCTTCCAGGCAGGAAAAGAACGCGCTTATCGACGCCACCCCTGCCGTGCCACTCGGCGCGGTCACTGGGGAGCATGAGAGTGCCCCTGCTGCAGATGAAGCGCCAAAGAAGCGCAACATCACCAAGCCAGTGATTGATGATCACCGTTCCGGTGGTACGTGGCGACCTGGTAGAAGTTAA